One window of the Melanotaenia boesemani isolate fMelBoe1 chromosome 14, fMelBoe1.pri, whole genome shotgun sequence genome contains the following:
- the LOC121653081 gene encoding uncharacterized protein LOC121653081 produces MSSGNTCSVINCTNSGVKIQIWKKKECEIHKPLQHQECPCLLPYSLHRFPGRSEDREVRQTWVKNINRKDFVPNDNSRVCGIHFLDGRPTKAHPYPVLHMGYEHNGIVSSARAPPKRRCLQPLTVNTSKVNCCATEPADIEVDLNNQENMPPQKCDVGVQWPDHTDHDYSSKKSTKDSATQTDPAPSVSAYDLDDKDCRFFTGIGIASFWQLLCAVTAFQPQIKSFKLAVHEQLLLV; encoded by the exons ATGTCGAGTGGGAATACATGTTCTGTAATCAACTGCACCAACAGTGGTGTTAAAATCCAgatttggaagaaaaaagaatgcGAAATACACAAGCCTTTGCAACACCAAGAGTGTCCCTGCCTGTTGCCTTACAGTCTGCACCGATTTCCTGGGCGCTCAGAGGATCGAGAAGTTCGCCAAACGTGGgtgaaaaacatcaacagaaagGACTTTGTTCCAAACGATAACAGTAGG GTATGTGGAATACACTTCCTTGATGGCAGACCAACCAAAGCGCACCCCTACCCAGTATTGCACATGGGATATGAACATAAC GGGATTGTATCCTCTGCCCGTGCCCCACCCAAAAGGAGATGCCTTCAGCCTCTCACAGTCAACACCTCAAAGGTCAACTGCTGTGCTACTGAACCTGCAGATATAGAAGTGGATCTCAATAATCAGGAGAATATGCCTCCACAGAAGTGTGACGTTGGCGTCCAGTGGCCAGACCACACAGACCACGACTACTCTTCAAAGAAATCTACAAAAGACAGTGCAACACAAACTGATCCTGCACCATCAGTCTCAGCTTATGACCTGGATGACAAAGACTGCAGGTTTTTCACAGGCATAGGTATTGCTAGTTTTTGGCAGCTTTTGTGTGCCGTCACAGCTTTTCAGCCACAGATTAAGTCCTTCAAGTTGGCAGTGCATGAACAATTGTTACTTGTTTAA